Proteins co-encoded in one Deinococcus aerius genomic window:
- a CDS encoding ABC transporter ATP-binding protein codes for MSILEAVDLYRFYHVADEEVRALRGVSLDVAPGELVVLLGASGSGKSTLLSCLAGLDDPDGGAVTVAGERLTRRPEAQRAGVRARHLGVMLQGGNLLAHLNVLDNVTLTGRLLGQPGGARALDLLGQLGLDHRRHAFPAQLSGGEIARASLAAALAHRPAALLADEPTAEVDARTEERVIGVIEAFVRGEGRGGRCAVIATHSSRLAARATRVLRLKDGRWQDA; via the coding sequence ATGTCCATCCTGGAGGCCGTGGACCTGTACCGCTTCTACCACGTGGCGGACGAGGAGGTGCGCGCCCTGCGCGGGGTCAGCCTGGACGTGGCGCCGGGAGAACTCGTCGTCCTGCTGGGCGCCTCCGGCAGCGGCAAGAGCACCCTGCTCTCTTGCCTGGCGGGCCTGGACGACCCGGACGGCGGCGCGGTGACGGTGGCGGGCGAGCGGCTGACCCGGCGGCCCGAGGCCCAGCGGGCGGGGGTGCGGGCCCGGCACCTGGGCGTGATGTTGCAGGGCGGGAACCTGCTCGCGCACCTGAACGTGCTCGACAACGTGACCCTGACCGGGCGGCTGCTCGGTCAGCCGGGCGGGGCCCGCGCGCTGGACCTGCTGGGGCAGCTCGGGTTGGACCACCGGCGGCACGCCTTCCCGGCGCAGCTCTCCGGAGGGGAAATCGCGCGCGCCTCGCTCGCGGCGGCGCTGGCCCACCGCCCCGCCGCGCTGCTGGCCGACGAGCCGACCGCCGAGGTGGACGCGCGGACCGAGGAGCGGGTCATCGGGGTGATCGAGGCGTTCGTGCGGGGGGAGGGGCGCGGCGGACGTTGCGCCGTGATCGCCACCCACAGCTCCCGGCTGGCCGCCCGGGCGACGCGCGTGTTGCGGCTGAAAGACGGGAGGTGGCAGGATGCCTGA
- a CDS encoding alkaline phosphatase family protein — translation MVPLAGPVLRVARHLLWLSPVLLGTVVAQPRTLPPFSHVFVLVLENTSAGGVLGNPNLPTLNALAREYGLATNYTGVAHPSLPNYVALLFGSTFGSRSDDSGQRFPGDNLALQLERAGKTWKGYFQGLPGPGWDGPSTGVYAKKHNPLMLAADIARDPVRARKVVPLGELDADLRAGTVPTFALIVPDLCHDLHGALTCWRGSRLERAGDAFVREWAGKIMASGAWKDHAALVITFDEGGGGDRAGGGGTVATIVVTSDGPRGVRSNRPYNHSSLLRTLEDAWGLPPLREAARATPMTDLFTR, via the coding sequence GTGGTTCCGCTCGCCGGGCCGGTCCTGCGGGTGGCCCGCCACTTGCTGTGGCTCTCCCCGGTCCTGCTGGGGACCGTGGTGGCCCAGCCCAGAACCCTGCCGCCCTTCTCACACGTGTTCGTGCTGGTGCTGGAGAACACCAGTGCCGGTGGAGTGCTGGGCAACCCCAACCTGCCGACGCTGAACGCGCTCGCGCGGGAGTACGGTCTTGCCACGAACTACACCGGGGTCGCCCACCCCAGCCTGCCCAACTACGTGGCCCTGCTGTTCGGCAGCACCTTCGGCAGCCGCAGCGACGACTCCGGCCAGCGTTTCCCCGGAGACAACCTCGCCCTGCAACTGGAGCGCGCGGGGAAGACCTGGAAGGGTTACTTCCAGGGACTGCCCGGCCCTGGCTGGGACGGTCCCTCCACCGGCGTGTACGCCAAGAAACACAACCCCCTGATGCTCGCGGCGGACATCGCCCGCGACCCAGTCCGCGCCCGCAAGGTGGTCCCCCTGGGGGAGCTGGACGCCGACCTGCGCGCCGGGACCGTTCCCACCTTCGCGCTGATCGTGCCGGACCTGTGTCACGACCTGCACGGGGCGCTGACCTGCTGGCGTGGTTCGCGGCTGGAGCGGGCAGGGGACGCCTTCGTGCGCGAGTGGGCCGGGAAGATCATGGCCTCGGGTGCCTGGAAGGACCACGCCGCCCTGGTGATCACCTTCGACGAGGGTGGCGGCGGGGACCGGGCGGGGGGCGGGGGCACCGTGGCGACCATCGTGGTGACGAGCGACGGCCCGCGCGGGGTGCGGTCGAACCGGCCCTACAACCACTCCAGCCTGCTGCGGACCCTGGAGGACGCCTGGGGGCTGCCCCCGCTGCGCGAGGCCGCGCGGGCGACGCCCATGACGGACCTGTTCACGCGCTGA
- a CDS encoding sensor histidine kinase — translation MGWRPRDWSLRVKLTLGYALVFAVTILLGAVLVYALARDSLTGSLDTTLRETASVAQGSIEDQNGRWTFSSELRPTGDLAIELLSPTGRTLARAGQEEHDQAIPLRVGFVSTAEHRVLTLPVEGGLFLRVSRPSNTLVELLETLARILSAGSVLMVMVACGAGYVLADRALRPVDAVARTAEGIARRGTYQERVPAAPGQDEMARLTSTVNAMLDQLEGTIEREKSFARIAAHELRTPLTVLKGRLDLTLERPREAADYQRALSGMQGRVDALVTLSESLLALARTDAPVRLERVELAGSAAAVVDALDEVARRAGRQVQLDLNESWVQAEAEGVGRALANLIENALKYGTGGVLVRVREREVTVRSVGPGPDQAQWTRLLEPFERGAGTQGTAGSGLGLPLVAALARRWNADLLPRWEEGAFEVSLRFPA, via the coding sequence ATGGGCTGGAGACCCCGGGACTGGAGCCTGCGGGTCAAGCTCACGCTGGGCTACGCGCTGGTCTTCGCGGTGACCATCCTGCTCGGGGCCGTGCTGGTGTACGCCCTGGCCCGGGACAGCCTAACGGGGTCGCTCGACACCACCTTGCGGGAGACCGCCAGCGTGGCGCAGGGCAGCATCGAGGACCAGAACGGGCGCTGGACCTTCTCCTCGGAGCTGAGACCGACCGGCGACCTGGCCATCGAACTGCTCTCGCCCACGGGGAGGACGCTGGCCCGCGCGGGCCAGGAGGAGCATGACCAGGCCATTCCCCTGCGCGTGGGCTTCGTGTCGACGGCAGAACACCGGGTGCTGACCCTACCCGTCGAGGGCGGGCTGTTCCTGCGGGTCTCGCGGCCCAGCAACACCCTGGTGGAGCTGCTGGAAACCCTGGCCCGCATCCTCAGCGCCGGCAGCGTGCTGATGGTCATGGTGGCCTGCGGGGCCGGGTACGTCCTGGCCGACCGGGCCCTGCGCCCGGTGGACGCGGTGGCCCGCACCGCCGAGGGCATCGCCCGGCGCGGCACCTACCAGGAGCGGGTGCCCGCCGCGCCCGGCCAGGACGAGATGGCCCGGCTGACTTCCACCGTGAACGCGATGCTCGACCAGCTCGAGGGCACCATCGAGCGCGAGAAGAGCTTCGCCCGCATCGCCGCCCACGAGCTGCGCACGCCGCTGACCGTGCTCAAGGGCCGCCTCGACCTCACCCTGGAGCGCCCGCGTGAGGCCGCCGACTACCAGCGTGCCCTGAGCGGGATGCAGGGCCGGGTGGACGCGCTGGTCACCCTCTCGGAGAGCCTGCTCGCCCTGGCCCGCACCGACGCCCCGGTGCGTCTGGAACGGGTGGAACTGGCGGGCAGCGCCGCGGCGGTGGTGGACGCGCTCGACGAGGTGGCGCGCCGGGCGGGGAGGCAGGTGCAGCTCGACCTCAACGAGAGCTGGGTGCAGGCCGAGGCGGAGGGGGTGGGACGCGCCCTCGCCAACCTGATCGAGAACGCGCTCAAGTACGGCACGGGTGGCGTCCTGGTGCGGGTCCGGGAACGTGAGGTCACGGTACGCAGCGTGGGTCCCGGGCCGGATCAGGCCCAGTGGACCCGGCTGCTGGAACCTTTCGAGCGCGGCGCTGGTACCCAGGGGACCGCCGGAAGCGGGTTGGGCCTGCCGCTGGTGGCGGCCCTCGCCCGGCGCTGGAACGCCGACCTTCTGCCCCGCTGGGAGGAAGGCGCCTTCGAGGTCAGCCTGCGTTTTCCTGCCTGA
- a CDS encoding response regulator transcription factor, which yields MRLLIVEDDPHIAELLQDGLTEEGYECDRAASAAEGGELARLFPYGLLILDVMLPEGIDAGYRLGRSLREGGLNTPILYLTARGTVEDRVEGLEAGGDDYLVKPFAFKELRARVRALLRRASGNAQNTVTLPGGWVMDLGGRELYATGVRAELTRREFALLELLVLNPGRAFSRDEIIERLWGGEGGAVEPKVIDVYVSTIRRKTTDVLIDTIRGTGYRLGRGEAM from the coding sequence ATGAGACTCCTGATCGTCGAGGACGACCCCCATATCGCCGAACTGCTGCAAGACGGCCTGACCGAGGAGGGCTACGAGTGCGACCGGGCCGCGAGCGCCGCCGAGGGCGGGGAGCTCGCCCGGCTGTTTCCCTACGGCCTGCTGATCCTGGACGTGATGCTGCCCGAGGGCATCGACGCGGGGTACCGGCTGGGACGCTCGCTGCGGGAGGGCGGCCTGAACACCCCCATCCTGTACCTCACCGCCCGGGGTACGGTGGAGGACCGGGTCGAGGGGCTGGAGGCGGGCGGGGACGACTACCTGGTCAAGCCGTTCGCCTTCAAGGAACTGCGGGCGCGGGTGCGGGCCCTGCTGCGGCGGGCGAGCGGGAACGCGCAGAACACGGTGACCCTGCCGGGGGGCTGGGTGATGGATCTGGGGGGCCGGGAACTCTACGCTACGGGCGTCCGTGCCGAGCTGACCCGCCGGGAGTTCGCGCTGCTGGAACTGCTCGTCCTGAACCCGGGTCGGGCCTTTTCCCGCGACGAGATCATCGAGCGCCTGTGGGGGGGTGAGGGCGGGGCCGTGGAGCCCAAGGTGATCGACGTGTACGTCAGCACCATCCGCCGCAAGACCACCGACGTCCTGATCGACACCATCCGGGGCACCGGGTACCGGCTGGGCCGGGGTGAGGCGATGTGA
- a CDS encoding phosphatase PAP2 family protein, giving the protein MSTLLSHRHRIRPVALLRLFLGILLPLLVVGLVAEDLLEGQSFAWETPFLLALHSHATPLLNQVALFFTTVGGVTVIAPVSAVILVVLWLRGHRLAAFWGLGVAGAAGLNVAMKLLMHRTRPELWPRLVQEHDASFPSGHSMYSAAFVTALILLAWRTPYRWPALGLGVAFSGLVGFSRLYLGVHYPTDVLCGWLTGAAWVLGVYGVLRPFAPGHGKESAA; this is encoded by the coding sequence ATGAGCACCCTGCTGTCCCATCGCCACCGAATTCGTCCGGTGGCCCTGCTGCGCCTGTTTCTCGGCATCCTGCTGCCCCTGCTGGTCGTGGGGCTCGTGGCCGAGGACCTCCTCGAAGGGCAGAGCTTCGCCTGGGAGACCCCCTTCCTGCTGGCCCTGCACAGCCACGCCACCCCGCTGCTCAATCAGGTGGCGCTCTTCTTCACCACTGTCGGCGGCGTGACCGTGATCGCCCCCGTCAGCGCCGTGATCCTGGTCGTGCTGTGGCTCAGGGGGCACCGGCTGGCCGCCTTCTGGGGGCTGGGCGTGGCGGGCGCAGCGGGCCTGAACGTGGCGATGAAGCTGCTGATGCACCGCACCCGCCCGGAGTTGTGGCCCCGCCTGGTGCAGGAACACGACGCCAGCTTTCCCAGCGGGCACAGCATGTACAGCGCCGCCTTCGTCACGGCGCTGATCCTGCTCGCCTGGCGCACGCCCTACCGCTGGCCCGCGCTGGGGCTTGGGGTGGCCTTCAGCGGGCTGGTGGGCTTCTCGCGGCTGTACCTGGGCGTGCATTATCCCACCGACGTGCTGTGCGGCTGGCTGACCGGCGCCGCCTGGGTGCTGGGCGTGTACGGTGTGCTGCGGCCTTTCGCGCCGGGGCACGGGAAGGAGAGCGCGGCATGA
- a CDS encoding PepSY domain-containing protein, with protein MNTNARRFLLTLSALTAVGLSLAGHAFAQAEAPGAPSAPPIQAQVNPSARDTDAHDRAMFGSIQLHTSLPDFEVPAAQEQALYRSLARITPAQAEQAAQAAVLGPATSVTLGDQDGSLVYAVVIGQTEVTVDAGNGQILQQEIAGLEQGESGGS; from the coding sequence ATGAATACGAACGCCAGACGGTTCCTGCTCACCCTCAGCGCCCTGACGGCCGTGGGCCTCTCCCTGGCTGGGCACGCCTTCGCCCAGGCGGAAGCTCCGGGGGCACCCTCCGCACCGCCGATTCAGGCGCAGGTCAACCCGTCCGCCCGGGACACCGATGCCCACGACCGGGCGATGTTCGGCAGCATTCAGCTTCACACCAGCCTGCCGGACTTCGAGGTGCCCGCCGCGCAGGAGCAGGCCCTGTACCGCTCGCTCGCGCGGATCACGCCCGCCCAGGCCGAGCAGGCAGCCCAGGCGGCCGTCCTCGGCCCGGCCACCAGCGTGACCCTCGGGGACCAGGACGGCAGCCTGGTGTACGCCGTGGTCATCGGGCAGACCGAGGTGACGGTGGACGCCGGGAACGGTCAAATCCTCCAGCAGGAGATCGCCGGGCTGGAACAGGGTGAGAGCGGCGGCAGTTGA
- a CDS encoding undecaprenyl-diphosphate phosphatase, translating to MSALLSAVFLGVVEGLTEFLPISSTGHLIVAERLIGYRDAGETFTIVIQLGAILAVVWFYLRELLDKVSMLLRGSPRARRFWLNLVIASLPAALVGLLFEKAIKAALFSPTTVALSLIAGGVILWVVETRRARPAEAPAAVDPPVTPEPDLYGVTPRQALTIGLAQAVAVIPGVSRSGASIVGGLLSGLDRVTATAFSFFIGIPVLGAAGLYSLYKARHSLGQIEGGAPALLVGTAVSFVTALLAVSWLLRYVSRHDFRGFAVYRVVFGAVILVLVVAGALR from the coding sequence GTGAGTGCGCTGCTGAGCGCCGTGTTCCTGGGGGTGGTCGAGGGGCTGACTGAATTCCTGCCCATCTCCTCGACCGGCCACCTGATCGTCGCCGAGCGGCTCATCGGCTACCGCGACGCGGGGGAAACCTTTACCATCGTGATTCAGCTCGGGGCCATCCTGGCGGTGGTGTGGTTCTACCTGCGCGAGTTGCTGGACAAAGTCTCGATGCTGCTCCGGGGCAGTCCCCGCGCCCGCCGGTTCTGGCTCAACCTGGTGATCGCCTCGCTGCCCGCCGCGCTGGTGGGCCTGCTCTTCGAAAAGGCCATCAAGGCCGCGCTGTTCTCGCCCACCACTGTGGCGCTCAGCCTGATCGCGGGCGGCGTCATCCTGTGGGTGGTCGAGACGCGCCGTGCCCGGCCAGCCGAGGCGCCCGCGGCGGTGGACCCGCCGGTGACCCCGGAGCCCGACCTCTACGGCGTCACGCCCCGGCAGGCGCTGACCATCGGCCTGGCCCAGGCCGTGGCGGTCATCCCCGGCGTGTCGCGGAGTGGCGCGAGCATCGTGGGCGGGCTGCTGAGCGGCCTGGACCGGGTGACGGCGACCGCCTTCTCGTTCTTCATAGGCATCCCGGTGCTGGGCGCGGCGGGCCTGTACAGCCTGTACAAGGCCCGGCACTCGCTGGGGCAGATCGAGGGCGGCGCGCCGGCCCTGCTCGTCGGCACCGCCGTGTCGTTCGTGACGGCGCTGCTGGCGGTCTCTTGGCTGCTGCGGTACGTGTCCCGCCACGACTTCCGGGGCTTCGCCGTGTACCGCGTCGTCTTCGGGGCCGTCATCCTGGTCCTGGTGGTCGCGGGAGCGCTGCGGTAG
- a CDS encoding YVTN family beta-propeller repeat protein: MRLTRAALFLALAAGSARATDIYAHTHAGMFSPAVRGVPARVYVPNGKDHTVSEIDPATFRVMGTFPVDREPQHVVPSHDLKTLWVASDEGRQSLTPINPRTGLPGKPVPVADPYNLYFTPDGRYALVVAENEARLIFLTADSMRPAFEIAVPCRGVNHMDFSPDGEHLLAACEFSGDLVKVDLLARRVTGVMHAGGMPQDVRIAPDGSVYYVADMMANGVRVIDGSGDTPRKVGFIPTGKGTHGLYPSRDGTRLFISNRGEGTVSVLDFASRHLIARWTIPGGGSPDMGSVSADGKQLWLSGRYSDVVYVFDTRTGKVLRQIRVGRGPHGLTYFPQPGRYSLGHTGNYR; encoded by the coding sequence GTGAGGCTGACCCGCGCCGCCCTGTTCTTGGCCCTGGCGGCAGGGTCCGCACGGGCCACCGACATCTACGCCCATACCCACGCAGGCATGTTCAGCCCGGCAGTCCGGGGGGTTCCGGCCCGCGTCTACGTCCCCAACGGCAAGGACCACACCGTCAGCGAGATCGACCCCGCCACCTTCCGGGTGATGGGCACCTTCCCGGTCGACCGGGAGCCGCAGCATGTCGTGCCGTCGCACGACCTGAAGACGCTGTGGGTCGCCAGCGACGAGGGACGGCAGTCGCTGACGCCCATCAACCCCCGCACGGGTCTGCCGGGCAAACCCGTTCCGGTCGCCGACCCCTACAACCTGTACTTCACCCCCGACGGGCGCTACGCCCTGGTGGTGGCCGAGAACGAGGCGCGGCTGATCTTCCTGACGGCGGACAGCATGCGGCCCGCCTTCGAGATCGCGGTGCCCTGCCGGGGCGTGAACCACATGGACTTCAGCCCCGACGGGGAGCATCTGCTGGCCGCCTGCGAGTTCAGCGGGGACCTGGTCAAGGTGGACCTGCTGGCCCGCCGGGTGACCGGGGTGATGCACGCGGGCGGGATGCCGCAGGACGTGCGGATCGCCCCCGACGGCTCGGTGTACTACGTGGCGGACATGATGGCGAACGGGGTGCGGGTGATCGACGGCTCGGGCGACACCCCGCGCAAGGTGGGCTTCATCCCCACCGGCAAGGGGACCCACGGTTTGTACCCCAGCCGGGACGGCACGCGCCTGTTCATCTCCAACCGGGGGGAGGGCACCGTGTCCGTGCTGGACTTCGCCAGCCGCCACCTCATCGCCCGCTGGACCATCCCGGGGGGCGGCAGCCCCGACATGGGCAGCGTCTCGGCGGACGGCAAGCAACTGTGGCTCTCGGGGCGCTACAGCGACGTGGTGTACGTGTTCGACACCCGCACGGGGAAGGTCCTCCGGCAAATCCGGGTGGGGCGCGGCCCACATGGACTGACCTACTTCCCTCAGCCCGGGCGGTACTCGCTGGGCCACACGGGGAACTACCGCTGA
- a CDS encoding DUF4397 domain-containing protein — MRHVFIPAALILAAVGAGQVTLQAQGMGGEGANVMLIDGTGRPGAVDVYVDGALVERQMLAGDRPGQLHLTPGTHQVTVKSSDAGTVLASTAVDVQAGRPYALSFQNDWRVIDYTLNVSSGDRAVWRAMNTN, encoded by the coding sequence ATGAGACACGTCTTCATCCCCGCCGCCCTGATCCTGGCCGCCGTGGGGGCTGGGCAGGTCACCCTGCAGGCTCAGGGAATGGGAGGCGAAGGCGCCAACGTCATGCTCATCGACGGCACCGGACGTCCTGGAGCTGTGGACGTCTACGTGGACGGCGCGCTGGTGGAGCGTCAGATGCTCGCCGGGGACCGGCCAGGTCAGCTGCACCTGACGCCCGGCACGCATCAGGTCACGGTCAAGTCGAGCGACGCGGGAACCGTGCTGGCCTCGACCGCCGTCGACGTGCAGGCTGGCCGCCCCTACGCGCTGAGCTTCCAGAACGACTGGCGGGTGATAGACTACACGCTCAACGTGTCCAGTGGTGACCGCGCGGTCTGGCGGGCGATGAACACCAACTGA
- a CDS encoding ComEA family DNA-binding protein has protein sequence MNRSTSFALLAALASMGLAGAQSQATGHAAAPTAQAARGTAMTMTGSSCAKVLKAKVNLNKASQADLQCLKGVSATTAKDIIANRPFKDSGDFSRKIEVIGRKLWNDNKANLTF, from the coding sequence ATGAACCGTTCCACGAGCTTCGCCCTGCTGGCTGCCCTCGCCTCGATGGGTCTCGCTGGCGCCCAGAGCCAGGCGACCGGCCACGCCGCCGCACCCACCGCTCAGGCCGCCAGGGGGACGGCCATGACCATGACGGGTTCTTCCTGCGCCAAGGTGCTTAAGGCCAAGGTCAACCTGAATAAAGCGAGCCAGGCAGACCTCCAGTGCCTCAAGGGCGTGTCCGCGACCACGGCCAAGGACATCATCGCCAACCGGCCCTTCAAGGACAGTGGCGACTTCTCCCGGAAGATCGAGGTCATCGGCCGCAAGCTGTGGAACGACAACAAGGCCAACCTCACCTTCTGA
- a CDS encoding COG4705 family protein: MDSTLTTAPLSPGRTLWSKVPEVTAFFWIVKVMATTVGETAADYLNRNLHLGLTGTTLLMSVLLALALVAQFRTKRYVPGVYWLAIVLISVVGTLITDNLTDNFGVSLWTSTGVFSVALIATFALWYRREGTLSIHSIFTPRREAYYWLAILFTFALGTAAGDLMAEQLQLGYLPSALIFAGVIAAVALAHVYGGLNGILAFWLAYIVTRPLGASIGDYLSQGRDVGGLGLGSTALNAIFLCSILAVVAYLTFSRRDQVRVTEPS; this comes from the coding sequence ATGGACTCGACCCTGACCACCGCACCCCTCAGCCCGGGCCGGACCCTGTGGAGCAAAGTTCCCGAGGTCACGGCGTTTTTCTGGATCGTCAAGGTGATGGCGACGACGGTCGGCGAGACCGCGGCGGACTATCTGAACCGCAACCTGCACCTGGGCCTCACCGGCACGACCCTGCTGATGAGCGTCCTGCTGGCGCTGGCCCTAGTCGCCCAGTTCCGCACGAAACGCTATGTCCCCGGTGTCTACTGGCTCGCCATCGTGCTGATCAGCGTGGTGGGCACCCTGATCACCGACAACCTCACGGACAACTTCGGGGTCAGCCTGTGGACCAGCACCGGGGTCTTCAGCGTGGCCCTGATTGCGACCTTCGCCCTGTGGTACCGCCGTGAGGGCACCCTCTCGATCCACAGCATCTTCACCCCGAGACGGGAGGCGTACTACTGGCTGGCGATCCTCTTCACCTTCGCGCTGGGCACGGCGGCGGGCGACCTGATGGCCGAACAGTTGCAGCTCGGCTACCTGCCCTCGGCCCTGATCTTTGCGGGCGTGATCGCCGCCGTGGCGCTCGCCCACGTGTACGGCGGGCTGAACGGCATCCTGGCCTTCTGGCTCGCCTACATCGTGACCCGGCCGCTGGGCGCGTCCATCGGGGACTACCTCTCGCAGGGCCGGGACGTGGGCGGGCTGGGGCTGGGCAGCACGGCCCTCAACGCCATCTTCCTGTGCTCGATCCTGGCGGTGGTCGCCTACCTGACGTTCTCGCGCCGCGACCAGGTCCGGGTCACGGAGCCCTCCTGA
- a CDS encoding response regulator — protein MSKHLLLVEDNTADLELARLALEASEVQCDLSVARDGQEALDLLRGAGVLPDLVLLDLNMPRVSGHEVLAAVKGDATLQHVPVVVFTTSDEARDRTRARSAGADGYVLKPQHFEELIAALNELGQRWLTPGRPA, from the coding sequence GTGTCCAAGCATCTGCTGCTGGTGGAAGACAACACGGCGGACCTGGAGCTGGCGCGCCTCGCGCTGGAGGCGAGTGAGGTGCAGTGCGACCTGAGCGTGGCCCGCGACGGGCAGGAGGCGCTGGACCTGCTGCGGGGCGCGGGCGTGCTGCCGGACCTGGTGCTGCTGGACCTGAACATGCCGCGCGTCAGCGGGCACGAGGTGCTGGCGGCCGTCAAGGGGGACGCCACACTCCAGCACGTGCCCGTGGTGGTGTTCACCACCTCGGACGAGGCGCGGGACCGGACGAGGGCGAGATCGGCGGGGGCCGACGGGTACGTCCTCAAACCCCAACATTTCGAGGAGCTGATCGCCGCCCTGAACGAACTCGGCCAGCGCTGGCTCACGCCCGGGCGCCCGGCTTGA
- a CDS encoding AlbA family DNA-binding domain-containing protein produces MHFQDFQSLLGYGESDWLDYKAALGPGIEQPGLPKEVRAHAQAELLKDLMCLANSPAPRRTRYLVRGVKDRPEGRHVVGAARPLDDADVQTWLEGRFDPPLQVQYWQWPRADGTFVGVFELRTAPGVVHVPARSLGQALVEGQVWWRRGSRNTLAGREGLQVLFGPPQPAPLVGWTFSDGGWDDRAVVDPQVNRAIQDGRAALPPRLEEAVAQLRALAARPLPSGDVPDTVLGLSGPQPAVPAVLDPAQVKVFRSRLAGWGVQVPAEAFLMRGVWAATPHVWPSPWQALGQGAPTGPGLAWYEAFAALVRLLDGHAREVEGLKQSAARPRVTLAVRNEGVGALVEGHLQLVPVGNLRFNFGVLARVLPGQSPRELRPGPSGSAQVMLGTLPPQGSWTAGNLPLERAWGEPSVLRYEVTARNLRGAVRGDLVIA; encoded by the coding sequence ATGCACTTCCAGGACTTTCAATCGTTGTTAGGCTACGGGGAATCCGACTGGCTGGATTACAAGGCGGCGCTTGGCCCGGGCATCGAGCAGCCCGGCCTGCCCAAGGAGGTCCGGGCCCACGCCCAGGCCGAACTGCTCAAGGACCTGATGTGCCTGGCCAACAGCCCGGCGCCGCGCCGGACGCGGTACCTGGTGCGGGGGGTCAAGGACCGGCCCGAGGGTCGGCACGTCGTCGGCGCCGCGCGGCCGCTGGATGACGCCGACGTGCAGACCTGGCTGGAGGGCCGCTTCGATCCGCCCCTGCAGGTGCAGTACTGGCAGTGGCCGCGGGCGGACGGCACCTTCGTGGGCGTGTTCGAGCTGCGCACGGCGCCGGGCGTGGTGCACGTCCCGGCCCGTTCGCTCGGGCAGGCCCTCGTGGAGGGCCAGGTCTGGTGGCGCCGCGGCTCGCGCAACACCCTGGCGGGCCGCGAGGGTCTCCAGGTGCTGTTCGGTCCTCCCCAGCCCGCCCCACTGGTCGGCTGGACGTTTTCGGACGGGGGCTGGGACGACCGCGCGGTCGTGGACCCACAGGTGAACCGGGCCATTCAGGACGGGCGCGCCGCCCTGCCGCCCCGCCTGGAGGAGGCCGTCGCCCAGCTGCGGGCCCTGGCGGCGCGCCCGCTTCCGTCCGGGGACGTGCCCGACACGGTGCTGGGCCTGTCCGGCCCGCAGCCCGCGGTGCCCGCCGTGCTGGACCCGGCGCAGGTGAAGGTGTTCCGGTCGCGGCTCGCGGGGTGGGGCGTGCAGGTTCCGGCCGAGGCGTTTCTGATGCGGGGGGTCTGGGCCGCCACGCCTCACGTCTGGCCGTCGCCGTGGCAGGCCCTCGGGCAGGGGGCGCCCACCGGACCGGGGCTGGCGTGGTACGAGGCCTTCGCCGCCCTGGTGCGGCTGCTGGACGGGCATGCCCGGGAGGTCGAGGGGCTGAAGCAGTCCGCCGCGCGACCCCGCGTGACCCTCGCGGTGCGCAACGAGGGGGTGGGCGCGCTCGTGGAGGGGCACCTGCAACTCGTGCCGGTCGGGAACCTGCGCTTCAACTTCGGGGTGCTGGCCCGCGTGTTGCCCGGCCAGTCCCCGCGGGAGCTTCGCCCCGGACCCTCCGGCTCGGCGCAGGTCATGCTGGGCACCTTGCCCCCTCAGGGGAGCTGGACGGCCGGGAACCTGCCGCTGGAACGCGCCTGGGGCGAGCCGAGCGTCCTGAGATACGAGGTCACGGCGCGCAACCTGCGTGGGGCCGTGCGGGGCGACCTCGTGATCGCCTGA